Proteins encoded together in one Plasmodium cynomolgi strain B DNA, chromosome 9, whole genome shotgun sequence window:
- a CDS encoding hypothetical protein (putative), with amino-acid sequence MKHGGRSEATRGDIRSYIHKAGEKNLYRIKKGLVPNMNVEGHIYVNEKLKHLIDDEIETYQLNRNTTFLPAVIQVANVSTLPGIVKASIALPDVHAGYGFSIGNVAAFDMNNEKAIISPGGVGFDINCGVRLIRTNLFYEDIKDKQEELTQLLFNNIPVGVGSQGCILCNHDKLDEALCLGMDWCVKEGYAWVEDKLNCEDNGRSLYADSNYVSVRAKKRGITQMGTLGAGNHYAEIQIVDEIYDKRSAKLMGVEKTSQVCIMIHSGSRGLGHQIATDALIEMEKSMTKYKLDVIDKQLACTPIHSKEGENYLKAMGSACNFAWINRSSMTFLARQTFAKIFNQSPDDLDMHVIYDVSHNIAKIEDHLVDGKRKKLLVHRKGSTRAFPPFHPAVPLDYQYCGQPILIGGTMGTYSYVLTGTDKAMDTTFGSTCHGAGRALSRNKSRNTLNYVDVLQKMKEENISIRVASPKLIMEEAPESYKNVSEVVNTCHDAGISTKCFRLKPVAVIKG; translated from the coding sequence ATGAAGCACGGGGGCCGAAGCGAAGCCACCCGCGGAGACATCCGCAGCTACATCCACAAAGCGGGAGAAAAGAACCTCTACAGAATCAAAAAGGGACTAGTCCCTAACATGAATGTAGAAGGACACATATACGTAAACGAAAAGTTGAAACATCTCATAGACGATGAAATAGAGACATACCAACTGAACAGAAACACTACGTTCCTCCCAGCAGTTATACAAGTAGCAAATGTCTCAACCCTACCAGGTATCGTAAAAGCATCTATAGCTTTACCAGATGTACATGCAGGGTATGGGTTCTCTATTGGAAATGTGGCAGCATTTGATATGAACAATGAGAAAGCGATTATATCCCCAGGAGGGGTAGGGTTTGATATCAATTGTGGAGTGAGATTAATTagaacaaatttgttttacGAAGATATAAAAGACAAACAGGAGGAACTGACACaactcctttttaataatatccCAGTAGGAGTAGGATCACAGGGATGTATATTGTGTAATCATGACAAGCTAGATGAAGCTCTTTGTTTAGGAATGGATTGGTGTGTGAAAGAAGGATACGCATGGGTAGAAGATAAATTAAACTGTGAAGATAATGGAAGGAGTTTGTATGCTGATAGTAACTACGTATCTGTGAGAgctaaaaaaagagggataACACAGATGGGGACTTTAGGAGCTGGGAACCACTATGCTGAGATTCAGATTGTAGATGAAATATACGACAAAAGGAGTGCCAAACTTATGGGAGTAGAAAAAACGAGTCAAGTTTGTATAATGATTCACTCAGGGAGTAGAGGGTTGGGACATCAAATAGCTACAGATGCACTAATCGAGATGGAAAAAAGCATGACTAAGTATAAACTAGATGTAATAGACAAACAGCTAGCTTGTACTCCTATCCACTCtaaggaaggagaaaattatcTCAAAGCCATGGGTTCTGCTTGTAATTTTGCTTGGATTAATAGATCCTCCATGACGTTTTTAGCTAGACAAacctttgcaaaaatttttaatcaatCACCTGACGACTTAGACATGCATGTCATATATGACGTGTCACATAACATCGCCAAAATTGAGGATCATCTCGTCGAtggaaagaggaaaaaactgTTAGTTCATAGAAAGGGGTCCACTAGAGCCTTCCCTCCTTTCCACCCTGCAGTCCCCTTGGATTATCAATACTGTGGACAACCCATTCTCATCGGAGGTACCATGGGAACATACTCCTACGTCCTAACCGGTACGGACAAGGCTATGGATACCACTTTCGGGTCCACCTGTCACGGGGCTGGCCGAGCACTAAGTCGAAATAAAAGCAGAAACACACTAAACTACGTGGACGTTTTgcagaaaatgaaagaggaaaatatttccattcgAGTCGCCTCCCCGAAGTTAATTATGGAGGAGGCCCCCGAGTCCTACAAGAACGTCTCCGAGGTGGTCAATACGTGCCATGACGCGGGCATATCCACCAAGTGCTTTCGCCTCAAGCCGGTCGCAGTCATAAAGGGG
- a CDS encoding hypothetical protein (putative): MKMRKDMLTFLLGIIASILLFVVGGMLDNVNYILGCYVFVGFVLTAYTILAFLVPNTKKSRDFVFSYGVTTACMFVISLMIHIIIIDSHVKSACKHNNGNCVKYVFTSVCAFASTSCFLAASIMTFKVIHVCICHDKNCFPALFYIIHMFLHPKDLL; this comes from the exons atgaaaatgcgCAAAGACATGCTCACCTTCCTGCTTGGGATCATAGCGTCCATTCTCCTCTTCGTTGTCGGGGGGATGCTTGACAACGTCAACTACATTTTAGGGTGTTACGTATTCGTAGGATTTGTTTTAACAGCGTACACCATACTCGCGTTTCTCGTTCCCAACACGAAGAAGTCAAGGGATTTTGTCTTCTCATACGGAGTCACCACAGCGTGCATGTTTGTGATATCGCTAATGATTCACATAATAATAATTGATTCGCATGTAAAATCAGCATGCAAACATAACAATGGCAATTGCGTCAAATATGTATTTACATCCGTGTGTGCGTTTGCTTCAACTTCCTGTTTCCTAGCTGCGTCGATAATGACGTTCAAGGTGATCCACGTTTG cATTTGCCacgataaaaattgttttcccGCGTTGTTCTACATAATACACATGTTTCTACACCCCAAAGATTTACTATAA
- a CDS encoding 5'-3' exoribonuclease (putative) codes for MYKWLTSYYPTVREELINNERQKEVDIFYVDMNGVIHHCTHANKETLPVHDEHELLSNILKYLKNLFHLVKPKNLVYVGVDGVSPKAKMNQQRKRRFLSLFKVSDNSNGANLFNPNCITTGTDFMYKINLALNKWFQILKKKNIFPFDVIFSGSDVPGEGEHKILKFIRENCKRDAAFRNYNHCIYGLDADLIMLSLVTHLNNIFILRDKYKMTNDSHAALLENFEKTQRDFSQPREVASIQESSAEDTNQESSAEESIQEGSAEESIQEGSAEDTNQEGSTEDTNQGDSTLRTVLPPPQSAPFCRVHHYTQDYYANCEPLNSYDFEILDVYKLRNSIRTQIATYINKLKKEKNVIFNITRVVDDIVFLSFLVGNDFLPHIPNIDINEGSMNEILNAYIYYIYRYNNYLTLKDKVHIQRLKIILKILSAQEFSYFLKRGNAENVREFTDESRYKGYYYLQKFGLEDPKQIQHIVNKYIEGLFWNLHYYHFGCASWCWEYPYHYAPLCSDLLSFEKSDFFFEKGKPYSAYTHLISVLPQKDNNLLPEAYKNIYSEDEVKSFFPENVRIDPNGKKYVLEEGAILTGLPPAQSPIGETWEYIVHLPFINCNTINKIITERSKKISKLKYKLRELTGREHRY; via the exons ATGTACAAATGGCTGACGTCGTATTACCCTACAGTGAGAGAAGAACTAATCAATAATGAAAGACAGAAAGAagtagatattttttatgtcgaCATGAATGGAGTGATACATCATTGTACACATGCGAACAAGGAGACCCTACCTGTGCATGATGAACATGAGCTGTTGTCAAACATCTTGAAGTACTTAAAGAATCTGTTTCATTTAGTGAAACCAAAAAATTTAGTTTATGTCGGGGTGGATGGAGTCTCCCCTAAGGCCAAGATGAACCAACAGAGGAAGAGACGCTTCCTCAGCTTATTTAAGGTCAGCGATAATTCTAACGGGGCTAACCTGTTCAACCCTAACTGTATCACCACAGGCACCGATTTCATGTACAAAATTAACCTCGCTCTGAATAAGTGGTTCCAgattttgaagaagaagaatatcTTTCCCTTCGACGTGATTTTTTCCGGATCGGATGTGCCCGGGGAGGGCGaacacaaaattttgaagttcATTCGGGAG AACTGCAAGCGCGACGCCGCCTTCCGAAACTACAACCACTGCATCTACGGACTGGACGCGGACCTCATCATGCTGTCACTCGTCACGCACCTTAACAACATCTTCATTCTGAGGGACAAGTACAAAATGACCAACGATTCGCACGCCGCGCTGCTGGAGAATTTTGAGAAGACGCAGCGGGATTTTAGCCAGCCCAGGGAGGTGGCATCCATTCAGGAAAGCAGCGCGGAGGATACCAATCAGGAAAGCAGCGCGGAAGAGTCCATTCAGGAAGGCAGCGCGGAAGAGTCCATTCAGGAAGGCAGCGCGGAGGATACCAATCAGGAAGGCAGCACGGAGGATACCAACCAGGGGGACTCCACTTTGCGCACcgttctcccccccccgcagagcGCCCCCTTCTGCAGAGTGCACCACTACACACAGGACTACTACGCCAACTGCGAACCGCTGAACAGTTACGATTTCGAAATTCTAGATGTGTACAAATTACGCAACTCGATAAGAACCCAAATAGCAACCTACAtcaataaattaaaaaaagaaaaaaatgtcatttttaacataacCCGAGTAGTAGATGATATAGTGTTCCTCTCCTTCCTAGTAGGAAACGATTTCCTCCCTCATATCCCAAATATCGATATTAACGAAGGATCCATGAATGAAATTCtgaatgcatatatatactacatATATAGGTACAATAATTACTTAACACTTAAAGACAAGGTACATATTCAGAGGTTGAAAAttatcttaaaaattttgagtgCTCAAGaattctcttattttttaaaaaggggaaatgctGAAAATGTGAGAGAGTTCACTGATGAGAGCAGGTACAAGGGTTACTACTACCTGCAGAAGTTTGGGTTGGAGGACCCCAAGCAGATTCAGCATATTGTGAATAAGTATATTGAGGGCCTCTTTTGGAATTTGCACTACTACCACTTCGGCTGCGCGAGTTGGTGTTG ggAGTATCCCTACCACTACGCGCCCTTGTGCAGCGATTTGCTCTCCTTTGAGAAgtccgatttttttttcgaaaag GGAAAGCCCTACTCGGCCTACACGCACCTCATCAGCGTGCTGCCGCAGAAGGACAACAACCTCCTGCCCGAGGCGTACAA AAACATCTACTCCGAAGACGAGGTGAAGTCCTTCTTCCCTGAGAACGTTCGAATCGATCCCAATGGAAAAAAGTACGTGTTGGAGGAAGGAGCCATTTTGACGGGTCTCCCCCCAGCCCAGAGCCCGATCGG AGAAACATGGGAGTACATCGTGCACCTCCCCTTCATAAACTGCAACACGATAAACAAGATAATTACGGAGCGCAGTAAAAAGATTTCGAAGCTCAAATACAAGTTGAg aGAACTCACAGGACGGGAGCACAGATACTAA
- a CDS encoding hypothetical protein (putative): MTRTSRELCKFACSKCNNFIYLNEACDLVFKKAYPQYAKKYYDMNELSKGKESWTGPGLHLLDNLYRQIYNNGLCGVNKQKNDFANKDGLKKVLQFLNKGNIKCTKCNAANMWHQNGLPWSKRMKRSETKRNEAERNETKRDKNIKH; encoded by the exons ATGACGCGAACGAGCAGGGAGCTCTGCAAATTTGCCTGTAGCAAGTgcaacaattttatttacctgAACGAAGCGTGCGACTTGGTATTCAAAAAAGCATACCCACAGTAcgccaaaaaatattatgacaTGAATGAGTTAAGTAAAGGGAAGGAAAGCTGGACAGGACCTGGACTCCACCTTCTGGACAATCTATACAGGCagatatataataatggATTATGTGGGGTTAACAAACAAAAGAATGACTTTGCGAACAAGGATGGACTCAAGAAAGTGTTGCAGTTTCTAAACAAGGGTAATATAAAGTGTACCAAATGTAACGCGGCGAACATGTGGCAC CAAAATGGGTTGCCGTGGAGCAAACGAATGAAACGAAGCGAAACGAAGCGGAACGAAGCGgaacgaaacgaaacgaaacggGACAAAAACATCAAACATG
- a CDS encoding hypothetical protein (putative) produces the protein MNWKKALSLAGGAAAVVALTYMLMKDDDGHDDNDENEEKKKKDGKLNKDGNRIIKGESMTREDLLQLLNEMLKLQTDMKNIVKDLIVVAKNNSYDFMSVYNVAKTYNTVDPLGKYQIEMPEFDKVVENYHFDPEVKETVSKLMSSQENYYANMSETATLSVDKIIEIHHFMLNELYKIDPEFKKIPNKHDLDPKLIALVIQSIVSAKVEEEFNLTSEDVEASIANQQYALTSNMEFARVNIQMQTIMNKFMGDHFKFMCDKEGVY, from the exons ATGAACTGGAAAAAGGCTTTAAGTTTGGCAG GAGGAGCGGCAGCCGTGGTTGCCTTGACGTACATGCTGATGAAGGACGATGATGGTCACGATGACAAtgacgaaaatgaagaaaagaaaaaaaaagacggaAAATTGAATAAGGACGGAAACAGGATTATAAAGGGAGAATCG ATGACCCGAGAGGATCTCCTGCAACTCTTGAATGAAATGCTCAAGCTGCAGACGgacatgaaaaatattgttaaagATTTAATCGTAGTTGCAAAGAATAACAGTTACGA CTTTATGTCCGTCTATAATGTGGCGAAGACATATAACACAGTGGACCCTCTGGGTAAATATCAAATCGAGATGCCCGAATTTGACAAGGTTGTGGAGAACTACCACTTCGACCCAG AGGTGAAAGAGACCGTCTCGAAGCTCATGTCGTCCCAAGAAAA TTACTATGCCAACATGAGCGAAACCGCCACACTGAGTGTCGATAAAATTATCGAAATTCATCACTTCATGTTAAATGAACTGTACAAGATCGACCCAGAATTTAAAAAGATCCCGAATAAGCACGATTTGGATCCCAAGCTAATAGCACTAG ttATACAATCCATAGTGAGCGCAAAAGTGGAGGAGGAATTCAACTTAACTTCGGAAGACGTGGAGGCCTCCATAGCCAACCAGCAATACGCCCTGACTTCG AACATGGAATTCGCCCGAGTGAACATCCAAATGCAGAcaattatgaacaaattcATGGG TGACCACTTCAAATTTATGTGCGACAAGGAGGGAGTCTACTAG
- a CDS encoding 30S ribosomal protein S15 (putative) produces the protein MKRIRTCLALLLVHHVQLPLGLLFCDGFILDNRIVCSPRGSWSPLRKRKRNGNNSSRGVSTDSAYVTWAIPDGHEETPLVSGEMNSLREELPEGDTKEEGPSKTNIKTKAQKQKEEIEEIIKKGENITVERSFSFNRSDIMIKPELLKELITQKYRRLFQRHDMDCGSSEIQIIILTFKIFFLTEHMKRNKKDFACLRGLFKCVSKRRRLLVYLGRKNRDTFDKITDFFKIKKPLLPGTAEYYNKDLKYVHFNNTKRFKNNAERKKKVKAKNKKVQTDKILFGD, from the exons atgaaaaggatAAGGACCTGCTTAGCGCTTTTGCTAGTCCACCACGTGCAGCTACCGCTAGGTCTGCTATTTTGCGATGGCTTCATCCTAG ATAACCGAATTGTTTGTTCTCCCCGTGGATCATGGAGCCCTCTCCGAAAAAGAAAGCGCAACGGAAATAATTCGTCCAGGGGGGTGAGCACCGATAGTGCATACGTAACGTGGGCCATACCGGATGGACACGAGGAGACACCCCTTGTAAGTGGTGAGATGAACAGCTTGCGCGAAGAGCTGCCCGAGGGGGAcacaaaagaagaaggacctTCCAAAACGAACATAAAAACCAAGgcacaaaaacaaaaggaagaaattgaagaaattataaaaaaaggggaaaacataaCAGTAGAgcgttccttttcctttaacAGAAGTGACATAATGATTAAGCCG GAACTCCTAAAAGAGCTCATTACGCAAAAGTACCGGAGGCTCTTTCAGCGACATGACATGGACTGCGGCAGTAGTGAAATTCAAATTATCATTTTGactttcaaaatttttttcctcacggAGCATATGAAGCGGAACAAAAAG GACTTTGCCTGCTTGAGAGGCCTCTTCAAATGTGTAAGCAAACGAAGGAGGTTGCTCGTCTACCTAGGCAGGAAAAACAGAGATACCTTTGACAAAATcacagatttttttaaaattaaaaaaccgCTGCTTCCAGGGACGGCTGAATATTACAACAAAGACCTCAAGTATGTTCATTTCAACAACACGAAGAGGTTTAAAAACAACGCGGagcggaagaaaaaggttaaggcgaagaacaaaaaggtgCAGACGGATAAAATTCTGTTTGGCGACTGA
- a CDS encoding RuvB DNA helicase (putative) codes for MQIKLANVNTSSDAKKERVNIHSHIKGLGVNTNIYLHENDVNLTDERYSMFFDNSCGLVGQFKAREASLFLVDLIKEKKLAGKCILLAGPSGSGKSALAIGISREINKKMPFVYLSGSEVYSNEIKKTEVILEAFRKSIHIKIKDEKLVYEGEVVDMVVEENECLYSLNKAKQINAIIITLKTVKGAKTLRLAPKIHEQIVREKIKIGDVIYIETNTGHVKRLGRCNVYSKEYDIEFDEYVSLPKGEVHKKKEVVQQISLHDIDLANANPTVGEDLASVLNSYLRPKKTEITEKLRIEINKTVNKFLEMGLAEIIPGVLYIDEAHMLDIECFSYLNRAIESPLAPIVIMATNRGICTVKGTENIEPHGISVDLLDRLIIVKTFPYTLKEIVQILALRAQTEKINISEEGMNYLAKIGSQSSLRFAMLLLEPSRIIASIEGKTVIDVKHIEQADGLFMDAKTSAHRVAEQFNKFVSLNWFTFAYNVRPNVNAYFKMDFAKKSLVRAERRRSERNESR; via the exons ATGCAGATCAAACTAGCCAACGTCAACACGTCAAGCGacgcgaaaaaggaaagagtaAATATTCATAGCCACATCAAGGGATTGGGAGTaaacacaaatatatatcttCACGAAAATGACGTGAATTTAACAGACGAGAGGTACTCGATGTTCTTTGATAACTCATGTGGTCTCGTTGGACAATTCAAAGCGAGAGAAGCATCTCTCTTTCTTGTGGATTTaataaaggagaaaaagctAGCTGGGAAATGTATCCTGTTAGCGGGTCCAAGTGGAAGCGGGAAGAGTGCCCTAGCAATCGGCATAAGCagggaaataaataaaaaaatgccgtTCGTGTACCTATCAGGTTCCGAAGTGTACAgtaacgaaataaaaaaaacagaagttATTTTAGAAGCCTTTCGAAAAAgcatacacataaaaataaaggacgAGAAATTGGTGTATGAAGGGGAGGTGGTAGATATGGTGGTGGAAGAAAATGAGTGTTTGTATTCTTTAAATAAAGCTAAACAAATTAACGCCATTATTATTACCCTCAAAACGGTGAAGGGAGCAAAGACGTTGAGATTAGCACCCAAAATAcatgaacaaattgttagagaaaaaataaaaattggagaTGTGATTTATATAGAAACGAATACAGGACATGTGAAAAGGTTAGGTAGATGTAATGTCTACTCGAAAGAATACGACATTGAATTTGATGAATACGTATCTCTCCCAAAGGGGGAGGTtcataaaaagaaggaagtaGTACAACAAATTTCCTTGCACGATATTGATCTAGCTAATGCGAACCCAACAGTAGGGGAAGATCTAGCTTCTGTGTTGAACTCTTATTTGAGACCTAAAAAGACAGAAATTACAGAAAAACTAAGAATAGAAATTAACAAAACtgtcaataaatttttagaaaTGGGACTAGCCGAAATTATCCCAGGGGTTCTATACATAGATGAAGCACATATGTTAGACATAGAATGTTTTTCTTACCTAAATAGGGCCATAGAATCTCCATTAGCTCCGATTGTCATAATGGCCACGAATAGAGGTATCTGTACAGTTAAAGGAACAGAGAATATTGAACCCCATGGGATTTCGGTGGATCTACTAGATAGACTTATCATCGTCAAAACGTTTCCCTACACGCTAAAAGAAATTGTTCAAATTTTAGCTCTACGGGCTCAGACGGAAAAAATCAATATTAGTGAAGAGGGGATGAATTATCTAGCCAAAATTGGCAGCCAGTCTTCACTTCGTTTTGCCATGCTTCTGTTGGAACCCTCTAGAATTATAGCCAGCATTGAGGGTAAAACTGTCATTGATGTAAAGCACATTGAGCAGGCGGACGGTCTGTTTATGGATGCCAAGACCTCTGCACACCGGGTCGCTGAGCAGTTCAACAAATTCGTCA GCCTAAATTGGTTCACTTTTGCTTACAACGT GCGGCCAAACGTGAACGCTTACTTTAAAATggattttgcgaaaaaatcGCTAGTTCGAGCTGAACGACGTCGTAGCGAGCGCAACGAGTCGCGGTGA
- a CDS encoding hypothetical protein (putative), translating into VISSDVKLGNQVDYVRRAHPHEGVKLYEQVRNKCKVYFLPLVWPCGEKGGPQGGATGRATGRDNEGAANPTAKKAASQTAKKAASQTDGNTADGGGDGETPFEYLQRNLGDTKQKMESLAAYIEQSDAIIVPMNYHDILNKHLLDIAQFSCFLNVIDFLLYVNQTKGNHNVIFYVYNFHEDDDASGGRSHQDNYVEKERESIVNIVKSFLRSHWKKDRYHKCVKERFVFSRDNCINVDRWRDQIGKKRVYYRVKVPMQSNPPAGQITSSPRISPSGDRKSHSIFANHRPDALKNLTSENYFVYNFFSNLKLSILHEYLKIASQLKMDNFDPLPDAGKMKIKMGQVAKEVDVLLNKFLLFQLNKKVVKNEDMVEQIRKKQHSYLVHIIMTDLLEKYEQLLETLIRQLYQLYRQRIKKIKINSNMINEFAKEIKNVDKIFHLYNSSMSFVHYFKNKGSHYFLERANCIALQMEAKLLQTLNETTREIVNYYISQGVYVRHYDFTSSFLSLRKYSFFSYMLQTVADMLRNRISLSFNYLSPSAFGFSSYK; encoded by the coding sequence GTCATCAGCAGCGATGTCAAATTGGGCAACCAAGTGGACTATGTCAGGAGGGCGCACCCCCACGAGGGGGTGAAACTCTACGAACAGGTCAGGAACAAATGCAAGGTGTACTTTTTGCCGCTGGTCTGGCCCTGCGGCGAGAAGGGGGGCCCACAAGGGGGAGCCACAGGAAGGGCCACAGGAAGAGACAACGAGGGAGCCGCAAACCCAACCGCTAAGAAAGCGGCAAGCCAAACCGCTAAGAAAGCGGCTAGCCAAACCGATGGGAACACCGCTGACGGTGGGGGAGACGGTGAAACCCCCTTCGAATACCTCCAGCGAAACCTGGGAGAcacgaaacaaaaaatggaaagccTCGCAGCATACATCGAACAGTCGGACGCCATTATAGTCCCCATGAACTACCAcgacattttaaataaacatCTTCTGGACATTGCCCAATTTAGCTGCTTCCTCAATGTGATCGATTTCTTACTTTATGTAAACCAAACGAAGGGTAACCACaacgttattttttacgtgTACAATTTTCATGAGGATGATGATGCGTCGGGAGGTAGATCACACCAGGACAACTACGTGGAGAAGGAAAGGGAATCCATCGTGAACATAGTAAAGTCGTTTCTTCGAAGTCATTGGAAGAAGGACCGGTACCACAAGTGTGTGAAGGAGAGGTTCGTTTTTTCGAGAGATAATTGCATCAATGTGGATAGATGGCGTGATCAAATTGGGAAGAAGAGAGTCTACTACCGAGTGAAGGTCCCCATGCAGAGTAACCCCCCAGCGGGGCAAATAACATCATCACCGCGTATCTCTCCAAGTGGGGATCGCAAAAGCCACTCCATCTTTGCGAACCACCGTCCTGACGCTCTGAAAAACCTGACTAGCGAAAATTACTTCgtctataattttttttccaacttgaAACTTTCCATTCTAcatgaatatttaaaaatagctagcCAACTCAAAATGGACAATTTTGATCCACTACCAGATgcaggaaaaatgaaaataaaaatgggtcaAGTGGCGAAAGAAGTAGATGTGCTccttaacaaatttttactcttccaattaaacaaaaaggtcgttaaaaatgaagacatgGTTGAACAAATTAGAAAGAAACAGCATTCTTACCTTGTCCATATCATCATGACAGATTTGctagaaaaatatgaacaactTTTGGAGACACTCATTCGACAGTTGTACCAATTGTATAGacagagaataaaaaaaattaaaataaattcaaatatGATTAATGAGTttgcaaaagaaattaaaaacgtgGATAAGATATTCCACCTGTATAACTCTTCGATGTCCTTTGTCCACTACTTCAAGAACAAAGGGAGTCATTATTTTCTGGAAAGGGCTAACTGTATTGCCCTTCAAATGGAGGCAAAACTTCTGCAAACGCTGAATGAAACCACGAGAGAAATTGTGAACTATTATATATCACAGGGGGTGTACGTTCGACACTACGACTttacttcttcttttctttccctgaGGAAGTACTCCTTCTTTTCGTACATGCTCCAAACAGTCGCCGATATGCTCAGGAACAGAATAAGCCTCAGTTTTAACTACCTGTCCCCGAGTGCCTTCGGCTTCTCCTCTTACAAG